From Phocoena phocoena chromosome 16, mPhoPho1.1, whole genome shotgun sequence, a single genomic window includes:
- the RGS10 gene encoding regulator of G-protein signaling 10 has translation MFNRAVSRLSRKRPPSDIRDSDGSSSSSHQNPKSTDKWAASLENLLEDPEGVKRFREFLKKEFSEENVLFWLACEDFKKTQDKKQMQEKAKEIYMTFLSSKASSQVNVEGQSRLNETILEEPHPLMFQKLQDQIFNLMKYDSYSRFLKSDLFLKHKRTEEEEEEDPPDAQTAAKRASRIYNT, from the exons ACATCCGCGACAGTGATGGGAGTTCCAGCAGCAGCCACCAGAACCCCAAGAGCACAGACAAATGGGCggcttctctggagaacctgcTTGAAGACCCGGAAGGCGTGAAAAGATTTAGG gaatttttaaaaaaggaattcagtgaagaaaatgttttattttggctAGCATGTGaagattttaagaaaacacaAGATAAAAAGCAG ATGCAGGAAAAGGCGAAGGAGATCTACATGACCTTTCTGTCCAGCAAGGCCTCTTCACAAGTCAACGTTGAGGGCCAGTCCCGGCTCAATGAGACGATACTGGAGGAACCGCACCCACTGATGTTCCAGAAGCTCCAGGACCAG ATCTTCAACCTTATGAAGTATGACAGCTACAGCCGCTTCTTAAAGTCTGACTTGTTCTTAAAACACAAGCgaactgaggaagaggaagaggaagatccACCCGATGCCCAGACTGCAGCTAAAAGAGCTTCGAGAATTTATAATACATGA